The Sporosarcina sp. Te-1 DNA window TTTGTGTGCTTTTTTGGTAGAGGAAAATATCTGGATTGGAGTGCAGAGCGGCGACTCCAGCGGGAACAGCGCGAGCTGAAGACCCTGGACTGAGCGTAGCGAGGGAAGCGGCTGAAGCCGTGCCCGAGGAAAGCGTCCGCTCGGAACGGAAATCCGTTGGCCGTTCTGTAAATTTAATACGAAAAAAGGGGCTAGACAGAAAGTCAATTATTTTCGACTTTCTGGACAGCCCCTTGCTTATTGAGGCTTGTCCTCCACGAATTTGCCGTGATCTGGCACGGCCATCGAACGGAAATGTGTTGCAAGCTCCGTTAAATTTTCCTTCAGCCATTCGCCTTCTACTGGCACGCCATGGCCAGTAATTGCGATATTCGGGTCCAGTGCTTGCAGGATTTCTACGGATTGTTCTGCTTTCTCCCAATCCGGCGTCAAATATCGCGGCGGACCGCTTAATTCCTTTTCTTGCGTAATGACTTTGTATAGAGCATCTTGGCGAACCGACACAAAGGCATCGCCGACAATCATGGCATGGTCATCTGCTCGGAAGAGAGAGATATGTCCGTCTGAGTGTCCAGGCGTGTGGATCCACTTCCATCCGGGCATAAAAGGGACTATATGGTCTTGTGCCAGAGGATGTACTTTATGGCCGAGATCAATGCCTTCATGTGGAAACATGAACGACATTTTCGCTACCATGCCACCCTCGACAGATGTATCGGGTTTCGGATAATCCTTTCTTCCGGTCAAATAAGGAATCTCCAATGTATGTGCATAGACAGGAACGTTCCAAACCTCCAACAGATCAATCAGACCACCGATATGATCAAAATGGCCATGCGTCAGTATAATTGCTTTTGGCGGATTATTGACACCAAACCGTTCCTCAGCCGCTTCTCTGATGGCGTCTCCCGATTTGGGCATCCCTGCATCAATTAACACCCAATCGTTCCCATCACCAGCGTGTCCGTAGAATACGACGTTTACGATTTGAATGGTCAGGCAATATAGATCCGGTGTCACTTCGTAGCCATCTCCGCTGGAAACGGAGGTTAATGGTTGAAATCTTTCTGTTGAAGAGCTTCTTTCCATATGATCGTCCTCCCAATTAAAATCTGTTATGGCTCTATACCCTCTTTAATCTGAAGGTAACATGTTATGAATCTTCCCGTTCCCGCTGCTCCTCGGCTTGCTTCATGTCACGGTATGATTTGATCATTGCCTTTCGATAATCACCCAGCGTATCAAATTCATGAGAAAATTCCTCGTAGTTTTTTAGGCGCAACTGCTCTTGTTTCGGTAGAAAACGGCGTTTCTCTTTATCCGTCATTCTGATCCGCCTCCTTGCATTGTCGTGCTATTATTGTGTGTCAAAGTTCGAAGGCTCATACCTAACTGTTTTAAGTAGTTCGTAACGTAAAAGAAAGACTCAAATCGCTTAGATAATTCTTAAATTTAGTGAGGGAATATACATGAAAAAAGAGTATGTAGTAACGATTATCTTACTATTAGCTGTCACTTATTATGTCAGTGGTTGCCGGTTAACTCCGCTGGCAGCGGTTCACTCAAAGTATAAAGAATTAAAACGCGCCGAGTTGATTGATGTGTACGGTGATCAGACAGTCCAATTTTTTTTATTCCAGAATGACAAGAAAGAAGAATTTCGGACTGTGCGTGTTGATAGAAAATTATTCGATTATAAAAGTAATCACTCTACTAGAGTTGCAATCAGCCAGGACAAAATCCAAACAATTAGCGGCATGAGTTATATGGATGGAAAGAGGGAGGGTACGTTATTCGTTGTGAGGAATGACGATAACAATGTGGTTTCAATTGAAATCGAAACAGATGAGGGGATTGAACAGAAGAAAGTGACAAAAGGAGAAATTGTTCATTTTCAATTACCATATTCTAAACAAATAGATCATTTGCATGCAAAAGCTTACAATGACAAAGGGGAGGAAATTTATTACTATGGATATGAAACCCCAAATGAGATGAATGAATTGAAATGGTATCCAGTAAAAAAGAAGTCTATCAATGCTAGCAGGATGGGAAATTGAATGATAGGATTGAGAACAATAAGAAGCCGAATGGAGGGAATTAAACATGTATACACCTAAATACTATAAAGTAACCGATATGGAGGAAATAAAAGATTTCATCAGTAAGAACTCGTTTGCAATCTTCGTCTCTACAAGAGATGGGAGATCGATAGCGACCCATCTGCCAATCCTTTTTCAACAGGAAGGAGAGGATTATGTCGTTACCGGGCATATGGCATATGGCAATCCTCAGTGGAAAACACTTCAAGAAAGTGAGGAGATTCTTCTCATTATCCAAGGACCACACTCCTATATATCCTCCTCTTGGTATGAAAACGAAAATGTGCCGACATGGAATTATCAGGCCGTGCATCTGTATGGGACACCAACAATCTTATCTCAAGAAGATCTCGTTCAAGACTTAACTCGTTTATTGGAAAAGTATGAGAGTCATCGACCGGATGGCGCCTTGTGGAATACACTTTCACGAGACCTGCTTGACAAGGAACTCAGAGGAATCGTCGGCTTCAAGATCAAGGTGAACGAGGTCCAAGCCGCGTTCAAGTTGAGCCAAAATCGCAATGATCGCGACTATGAGACAATTATAGAAAAATTGCGTGCGGAAGAAGACGAGAATAGTCATCAAATAGCCAAAGTGATGGCGAAGCGACTTGATAATTAAGCGCGAGGACAGCTGAAAGGTTGAGAAATCCTTGTTCCGCGAATTCACCGCCTATTTTGATGAAAAAAGGTTTGAGATGGTAGAGCAGTCCGAAGCAGGGCAGGGAGTCCGTGCAGTAGCGGGGATTTCATATTTAAAATGACAATTCTGGGTGCCAATCGATACCTTCTAGAAACGGTAGATCTTGATCGTGAAATTGATGTATGAAAGTGCTGGAGGTGTAGACAAAGTGATTCAAACAAAGAACCATGGGGTTGAATGGATGGAATTCATTTCTTTGAAGGAAGAAGACATGCAGCAATACCATCCGATAGCAGGTTCTTATGGAGTAGTCAGGTGCTCAGGAAAATACCTGATGTGCTTTAACACATGGAGAGAACAATGGGAGATTCCTGCAGGCGGTAGGGATGAACACGAAACTTCTAGGGAATGTGCAATGCGAGAATTATATGAGGAGACAGGCCAAAGGGTATCGGAGATGACCTTTAAAGGTTTGATGAAGGTGAGAAACCTGATAAACGGAACCGTCAAATATAATCCCGTCTATTTCACGGCTATAGAACAGTTACAACCATTTCTGGAGAATGCGGAAACCTCAGAAATTATCCTTTGGGATTTGAAAGAGGATATCGGTTATGTGGATGAAGTCGATCTGAAACTATTTGATTTTGTTCACTAGGCAACTGGGGAAATTTGAATTTCATATTATTTATCTAAAGATGGCGGTAATGTATTGGGCCATCTTTTCTTTTTGCTCTAATTTGACCACAATGGTCAATTGTTATATTATAAAGTTGACCAAAGTGGTCAAAAGGAGTGATGAGAGATGAAGACCCTATCGGATATTGACTTGGAAAAGCAGCGAAACATTATCAATTCAGCACTAGAGGAATTTTCTATATATGGCTATTCGAACGCATCGACAAATCGGATTGTCAAACGGGCAGGAATTTCTAAAGGGTTGCTCTTTTATTATTTTCAAAACAAACAGGAATTGTTATATTTCCTTTTTGACTACGCGATCAGTTATATGATGGAACATTACGTCGACAAAATTGATACGGACATGGTGGATTTCTTTGAACGGTATAAACAGCAACGAGGCTTGAAACGTTCTATTTATCAAGAAAATCCTTATCTTTTCGGTTTCCTTACCGGTTACTATTATCAATTTAGGAATGAGATGGAGCTCCCAGCGGAACTGAAGCAGCGGCTTGGCAAGCTTGAATCGGACATTTCCGATAAACTCCATACAAACTTGGATAGGGACATGTTCCGGCAAGACATGGAGCTCAGTGAAGTGTTTACTTATATAAAATGGCTGCTGAGTGGTTACGAAGCTGAATTGATGAAAGAAGTGGGGGACGATCTTGCGTCTGTTGATTGGAACTATTATTTTCAGCGAGATACCACATCCTTGGATAATTTGAAAAAAATATTTTATAAGAAAGAATATTACTAGGGGGGAAGAACATGAAATTTACCGTTACAGGCAATCCCGAGTTGGAAACGATTATTCTGTTGCACGGCGGAGGACTGTCCGATTGGTCCTTGCATAGACAAGTCGATTATTTAGCAAAGAACTATTATGTTGTCGCGCCTATTATCGATGGGCATGGAGAAGACGGCGAGACGACTTTCAAAAGTATAGAGGACTCAGCAAATCAGCTAATCGATTTTATTGATACGCATCGGAATGGCCGTGTATTCGCCATTTGCGGGTTGTCGTTAGGTGCTCAAATTGTCATGGAAGTACTTTCAAAAAGAAGAGGGATTACCCAACACGCTGTCATCGAGAGCGGCTTGGCCATCCCAATTGAAACACTGACGAAATTTTCGATGCTTACACAAAAAATGACCTACCGATGGATTCAACAGAAATGGTTTGCGAAGATGCAAGCCAAGACGTTGAATATAGCGGACCACTTGTTTGATAAATACTTTGAAGACAGTCAAAAGATATCCAAACAATCCCTGTTGAACATTACATACAGCAATGGAAACTTTCAATTGAGTAAAAGAGTGCAAGAGACAGAAGCGAATGTGTTGATCATTGTTGGCTCTAAAGAAATTAAGTTAATGAAAGAGTCAGCCCACTTGTTGAAGAAAACCATTCCTCATAGCACGCTATATATAGCGGAGGGAATGAACCATGGGGAATTGAGTTTGGTGCATACAGAAGAATACCTAGCGTTGATTGAAGCGTTTTTTCAAGGAAGAGACATTCTTCCTGTTGTAAAGAAATGAATGCACGGAAAGAACACAAAAGCCGCTTCGTTTTTAAGAAACGGCTTTTGACATAACACCTTGATTCGTCAAGCAATTACATGTGGACAGTACTTATTCTTATTTGTTTTTAACTTTATTTCCATCTTGCTTAGCTTTCTCTAGCATAGGGGATTCGGATTTCTTTTCAGTGGATGGATTGTTTTTTACAGGATCCCCATAGGCTGTCCAAGTATTAGGATTGGTCTTTTTATTGTCACTTTTATTTTTTGCTTCTGTCATTTGTTTCGACCTCCTCAATATTCATTTTTTACTCTCTAAAGGATGATTTTTAGTATGTACTGCAGTAGTATACTTATGCATCATGAATCAACCTATCCATCTCATTTCATATTGGTAAGCAAGGTGATTCCATCTGAGTGGCATCATAGGTTAGGCAAAGTAATCCAAACAAAATTGCTTCACTTGCTTTGGTCCCCATGCTCCTTTATAATTTTTACTGTTGTCTTAAAACTATAGCTTCTATATAATATAACTATGTCCTAGTAGCTCAGGGGATAGAGCGACGGCCTCCTAAGCCGTAGGTCGCAGGTTCGATTCCTGCCTGGGACGTCGCGTAGAAACCTTACAGACATTATGTTTGTGAGGTTTTTTCTTTTTATTCTTGCGGGGAAAAAATCCGTTTTGTGCCCAAAGTGTGCCCAATTTACTTTTTATTGATTGAAACAAGATCCTCAAAGTGTTTTGCGGCAGTTTGATCTGCTTTTTCTAACACGTGGCCATACACGTTCATTGTTGTCTCGATAGTCGAATGTCCAAGACGTTCCTGAATCACTTTTGCATGTACACCTTTGTTAATGAGTAGGGTAGCAGAAGTATGCCGCAAATCATGAAAGCGAATTTTTCTCAATTTATTTCGTTCAACAAATCTTGCCCAAAACTGACCGATGGAATCGGGTCGGAGTGGCTTACCAAATTCATCTGAAAAAAGAAATTGATTTTGCGGCCATTTTCGCTCTTTTCCTCATGCCAGCAACCTGGTCTGTTTGACGATCTTGTGTTTCTACAATTCCTTCATTAATTGATCAGGTATTGCCACTGAACGCTCTCGTCCATTTTTTGTACCTTTTAGAGTCAGTTTGTTTTTATCAATGGTAAACTTTGTTCAACGCGGATTAGATTCGATTTTCCATCTAGATGCTTTGCTTCAAGTGCAGCAATTTCTCCTTCTCGGCAGCCAGTGACTATGGCTAGTTTAACAATCAACTGGTTTTCATAACTAGCATCCTTTTCAAGTAATTGAAGCATTTCAGCGGCTTCATCCTCGCTGTACGCTGACCCCTTTTTGTAAGTGAGAGACGGAAGTTTTACTCCGGTACACGGATTTGAGTCAATCATTTCCCATTCTCGAGCAAGAGACATTAACGATGTAAATGCTTTTTAAATGTTGTGGAGCGTTGAAGGAGAAAGCTTGCTCTTTTTTTCCATCTAATCGTTTTCCGTCTTTTTGCAAATCATCAAATAAGTAGACAACATCTATTTTGCTGATTTCCCTGAGTTTGTATGAACCGAACGTATAGCTTTTGATAATTTGTTTAATCTTATATTCGCAAACTGTAATCCACCTTAAAAGTTTCCATGATTAAATGGATAGCTGCTTTTTGATCAGGTGGCAGAAGAATTCGATCTAACATAAAAGTAGGTACACAAAAATGCATAGCGAAATTATCGGCTTGCCATTCCAGCAACTCGATAAATAACGGATGCATGTTTGATTGATTTCAACAATGTCGAAGATAATGACAAATTTCATGGCCAAAATTCATCCATTCTTCTTGTGATGAACCAGGAGTCAAGACAATTTCCTTATCAAATCGAAATATTGTATTTCTATATGTAATTTCCACCCCCAGTTTCTTTGCTATTACTAACATGTCTAAGTCCTCTGGATTTACGATTCCAATGGATTTGTACAATTGATAAATGTAATCTTCTAAGTGTGTGTACAAAACATAACCCCTGGAATGTTTGTTCGTGTTGTTGGTTAAAAGAAAAGCCCTTTTGAGGGCAAGGATTAAATCCCCAATAACTCTTTTTTCTTTTTATCAAACTCTTCGTTGGTAATAACCCCTTCGTCTAATAACTCT harbors:
- a CDS encoding TetR/AcrR family transcriptional regulator; this translates as MKTLSDIDLEKQRNIINSALEEFSIYGYSNASTNRIVKRAGISKGLLFYYFQNKQELLYFLFDYAISYMMEHYVDKIDTDMVDFFERYKQQRGLKRSIYQENPYLFGFLTGYYYQFRNEMELPAELKQRLGKLESDISDKLHTNLDRDMFRQDMELSEVFTYIKWLLSGYEAELMKEVGDDLASVDWNYYFQRDTTSLDNLKKIFYKKEYY
- a CDS encoding alpha/beta fold hydrolase, producing the protein MKFTVTGNPELETIILLHGGGLSDWSLHRQVDYLAKNYYVVAPIIDGHGEDGETTFKSIEDSANQLIDFIDTHRNGRVFAICGLSLGAQIVMEVLSKRRGITQHAVIESGLAIPIETLTKFSMLTQKMTYRWIQQKWFAKMQAKTLNIADHLFDKYFEDSQKISKQSLLNITYSNGNFQLSKRVQETEANVLIIVGSKEIKLMKESAHLLKKTIPHSTLYIAEGMNHGELSLVHTEEYLALIEAFFQGRDILPVVKK
- a CDS encoding NUDIX domain-containing protein, whose product is MIQTKNHGVEWMEFISLKEEDMQQYHPIAGSYGVVRCSGKYLMCFNTWREQWEIPAGGRDEHETSRECAMRELYEETGQRVSEMTFKGLMKVRNLINGTVKYNPVYFTAIEQLQPFLENAETSEIILWDLKEDIGYVDEVDLKLFDFVH
- a CDS encoding MBL fold metallo-hydrolase, giving the protein MERSSSTERFQPLTSVSSGDGYEVTPDLYCLTIQIVNVVFYGHAGDGNDWVLIDAGMPKSGDAIREAAEERFGVNNPPKAIILTHGHFDHIGGLIDLLEVWNVPVYAHTLEIPYLTGRKDYPKPDTSVEGGMVAKMSFMFPHEGIDLGHKVHPLAQDHIVPFMPGWKWIHTPGHSDGHISLFRADDHAMIVGDAFVSVRQDALYKVITQEKELSGPPRYLTPDWEKAEQSVEILQALDPNIAITGHGVPVEGEWLKENLTELATHFRSMAVPDHGKFVEDKPQ
- a CDS encoding FMN-binding negative transcriptional regulator; translation: MYTPKYYKVTDMEEIKDFISKNSFAIFVSTRDGRSIATHLPILFQQEGEDYVVTGHMAYGNPQWKTLQESEEILLIIQGPHSYISSSWYENENVPTWNYQAVHLYGTPTILSQEDLVQDLTRLLEKYESHRPDGALWNTLSRDLLDKELRGIVGFKIKVNEVQAAFKLSQNRNDRDYETIIEKLRAEEDENSHQIAKVMAKRLDN